The Clostridia bacterium genome includes the window AAAAATTACCGACATTGACCCTGTGAAATACAACCTCTTTTTTGAGCGATTCTTAAATCCCGAGCGTGTCAGCATGCCCGATATCGACATGGACTTTTGCTATGAGCGCCGACAAGAGGTGATTGATTATGTCACCCGTAAATACGGTGAGGACCATGTGGCGCAGATTATTACCTTCGGTACCATGGCGGCAAAGGCGGCGGTGCGTGATGTGGGACGTGCCATGGGACTTCCCTATTCCGTACCCGATGCCGTGGCAAAGCTGATTCCGCGTGCTCTTGACATCACCATGGAAAAAGCCATTGCCCAGAATCCAAAAATCACCGAGGCGGCAAGGGAAAACAAGCAGGTGGCAGAGCTGATTGAGTTATCCAAACGCGTAGAGGGTATGCCCCGTCACGCCTCTACTCATGCGGCAGGGGTTGTGATTACGGGCAAGCCCATTGCAGAATACGTTCCCCTCTACCGCAACCGGGATGCCATCACCACCCAGTACACCATGACCCGTTTAGAGGAGCTGGGCTTATTAAAGATGGACTTTTTGGGGCTTCGTACCTTAACGGTGATTGCAGACACCGTAAAGCTTTTAAAGCGACGCGGTGTGGATCTGGACATTGAAAAAGTGGATATGACAGACCCTGCGGTATACAAAATGCTGTCAAACGGCGATACCGACGGGGTGTTCCAGCTTGAATCGGGCGGTATGCGTCAGTTTATCCGTGAGCTTTCGCCAAACTCCCTGGAGGACATCATTGCAGGCATTGCGCTCTACCGACCCGGTCCGATGGATTCCATTCCTACTTATATAAAAAATAAGAATCATCCCGAGCAGATTGTTTACTTACACCCCTCTTTAGAGCCTATCTTAAACGTAACCTACGGCTGTATTGTGTATCAGGAGCAGGTAATGCAGATTGTACGTGAATTGGGCGGATTTTCCTTAGGCGGTGCGGATCAGGTAAGACGCGCCATGTCCAAGAAAAAGGGGGATGTGATGGAAAAGGCACGGGTGCAGTTCATTTACGGAGACGAAAGTGCAGGCATTGACGGTGCCATAAAGCGCGGCATCCCCGAGCAGACTGCCATTGCCATTTTCGACCAGATGATGGACTTTGCCAAATACGCCTTTAACAAATCCCACGCGGCAGCCTATGCGGTGGTGGCATTCCGTACCGCGTACCTAAGATGCCACTATCCCGTAGAATTCTTTGCGGCACTCATGTCAAGCTTCTTAGACCGCATCCCGAAAATTGCGGAATATATGCTGGTATGCAAAAAAATGGGCATTTCGGTGTTGGTTCCCGACATCAACAAAAGCTTTACCGATTTCTCGGTTGAGGACGGGGCAATCCGTTTTGGTTTAAGTGCCATTAAAAATGTAGGCTTAAATTGCATTTCGGATTTGGTTGCCGAACGGCAGAAGAACGGCGAATTTTTAAACTTTGACGATTTCTGCACCCGTATGGTGCGGTATTCTTCCATTAATAAAAGAGCGGTGGAAGCCATGATTAAAAGCGGTGCTTTTGACCGGCTGGACTTAAACCGCGCACAGCTTCTTTTGCTGTATGAATTAGAATTGGATGCCGCCATGGACGACCGCCACAACAAGCTTGAAGGACAGGTTTCATTCTTTGATCTGGGCGACATGCAGGAAGTCACCAAGCCCAAAGCCCCGAATGTACCTGAGCTGGACTTATCGGTCCGTCTTGCCCAGGAAAACGAGTATATGGGCATTTACATTTCGGGTCATCCTCTGGACAAGTATAAAAACGAGCTTTCGGTATGCACCAACGCCACCGTTTTAGACATCCGCTCCGCCGCGGACGAAAACGATTTTTCCAAGGACGGAAAATTCATATCGGTTGCAGGCATTATTGAAAGCGTTGCCATTAAAATCACAAAACGGAATGAAAAAATGGCAATTTTTTCCCTTTCCGACCGCTTCGGCTCGGTGGACGTGCTGATGTTTTCCAAGCTGTACAACGTATACGGCAACGCATTAAACAAAGGAAGCTTTGTGGTGGTGCGCGGAAAGCTGAGCTTGCAGGAAGAGCGCGAGCCTGCCATTTTGTGCGAGGCAATTTCCACCATTCCTAACGCACTTCCCTTAGGCAAGCTGTATATCCGCTGTGCAGGCGAGCAGAAATTCCCTGCAATACTGGAAATTTTACAAAAACACAAGGGCAAAACGCCCGTGGTGCTGTATGACACCGAAAAGGGTCAGGCAAAGCAAGTGCCCGAAAAATACAATGTGCAGGTTACAGAAGCTTTCATGCAAAGCCTGCAGACCGTGGTTTTGCCGGAAGACATTGCCGCCAAAACCCCTAAATTATAAGGAAGTGAACCCATGACAGTATGTTTTACGGGGCACAGACCCCAGAGCTTACCCTTTGGCACGGATGAACAGCATCCCCTTTGCTTAGAGCTGAAGGCAAGGCTCACCGAAGAGATACAAACCGTCATAAAAAACGGTGCAGACACCTTTTACACCGGCATGGCGCTTGGCGTAGATACCTTTGCTGCTGAGGCGGTGCTTAAGGAAAAGGAAAAAAATTCTTCCATAAAGCTGATTGCGGCAGTTCCCTGCCCGAGCCAGTCAAACAGCTGGAGCAAGGCGGAAAAGGCACGGTATAACGCCATTTTAGAGCGCTGTGATGCGGTGGCTATGGTCAGCGACCATTATTACAGAGGGTGTATGCATGTGCGAAACCGCTATATGGCAGACCGCTCGGATTTGCTCATTGCGGTTTATGACGGACATTCTAAGGGCGGTACCGCTTCAACCGTGCAGTACGCCCAGAAAAAAGGCTTAACAATCATTCAACTGATTCCTTAATGAAAGAAGGCAAAAAAATGCAAAGGACGCAAAAACAACACGCAGTAGACATGTGCAACGGTCCGCTGTTTACCAAAATTGTTGCATTTTTCATCCCGGTTATGCTGTCTAACATGTTACAGCTGGTCTATAACGCCGCCGACCAGATGGTTGTGGGCAAATTCGCAGGGGCAACAGACCTTGCGGCAGTTGGCTCCACCGCTTCTCTGATTAACTTAATCACCTGCGTGCTGATTGGACTTGCGGTGGGCGTAAGCTCTGTGGTTGCACGGCATTTCGGGTCAGGCAACAAAGGCTCTTTGTTCCGCGCGGTACATACCTCTGTGGCATTAAGCCTGATTGTAGGTGTGATTTTGGGAATTGTGGGTATACTTTTTTCGACCCCCTTACTTCGTCTGATGGGCTCGCCCGATGACGTACTCCCAAAGGCAAGTCTTTACATGAAAATCCTGTTTGCAGGGCTGCCTGCCATGGCACTTTTTAACTTTGCCTCGGCAATTCTGCGCGCCATCGGCGACACAAAAAGACCCATGATTTACATGATTTTGTCGGGACTGCTCAATGTAGTGCTGAATTTGATATTTGTTATCGGCTTAAACATGGCAGTATCGGGTGTTGCACTGGCAACCGTGCTTTCCCAGATTTTAGCGGCATTTTTAACAGCCCGCTGTCTGGTAAAAAGCAAGGAAGACTATAAGCTGCGCATAAAGGATATTAAGGTTTTCAAAGGCGAATTTCGTCAGATTATTCAGATTGGTATTCCCTCGTCCATTCAGTCGGCAGGCTTTTCGCTGTCCAATGTGTTTATCCAGACTGCCATCAACTCCTTCGGCTCTGCCGCCATGGCAGGCTGTACTGCCGCCGCTACCATTGAAAATATGGTGTATCAGGCGACCAACTCGCTGTATCACACCACCCTTTCGTTTGTGGGGCAAAACTACGGTGCAGGCAAGAAAAAGCGCATTATAAAGTCGGTTGTC containing:
- a CDS encoding DNA polymerase III subunit alpha, with the protein product MSFVHLHVHSEYSLLDGACRVTELVDKAKEMGHTAVAITDHGVMYATVDFYKYAMEKGIKPIIGCEVYTAIGSMTDRTADDESRYGHLVLLAKDNEGYHNLMKIVSSGFVDGFYYKPRIDKPLLKKYAKGIIALSACLAGDIPRKLLANDYEGAKKEALAFIDIFGKDNFYLEVQSNGVPEQAQVNGYLIRLAQELKVGLVATNDVHYLEKSDAKLQDLLMCIQMGKTVDEENRMRFETDEFYFKSEEEMKEAFPKLPEAIENTVKIAEQCNVTLDFSTRHLPDFPLPPGTDHAKYLTDLCVSGLKERYVDYEKHLPQLEYELSVISNMGFVDYFLIVWDVIHFARSENIPVGPGRGSAAGSLVAYTLKITDIDPVKYNLFFERFLNPERVSMPDIDMDFCYERRQEVIDYVTRKYGEDHVAQIITFGTMAAKAAVRDVGRAMGLPYSVPDAVAKLIPRALDITMEKAIAQNPKITEAARENKQVAELIELSKRVEGMPRHASTHAAGVVITGKPIAEYVPLYRNRDAITTQYTMTRLEELGLLKMDFLGLRTLTVIADTVKLLKRRGVDLDIEKVDMTDPAVYKMLSNGDTDGVFQLESGGMRQFIRELSPNSLEDIIAGIALYRPGPMDSIPTYIKNKNHPEQIVYLHPSLEPILNVTYGCIVYQEQVMQIVRELGGFSLGGADQVRRAMSKKKGDVMEKARVQFIYGDESAGIDGAIKRGIPEQTAIAIFDQMMDFAKYAFNKSHAAAYAVVAFRTAYLRCHYPVEFFAALMSSFLDRIPKIAEYMLVCKKMGISVLVPDINKSFTDFSVEDGAIRFGLSAIKNVGLNCISDLVAERQKNGEFLNFDDFCTRMVRYSSINKRAVEAMIKSGAFDRLDLNRAQLLLLYELELDAAMDDRHNKLEGQVSFFDLGDMQEVTKPKAPNVPELDLSVRLAQENEYMGIYISGHPLDKYKNELSVCTNATVLDIRSAADENDFSKDGKFISVAGIIESVAIKITKRNEKMAIFSLSDRFGSVDVLMFSKLYNVYGNALNKGSFVVVRGKLSLQEEREPAILCEAISTIPNALPLGKLYIRCAGEQKFPAILEILQKHKGKTPVVLYDTEKGQAKQVPEKYNVQVTEAFMQSLQTVVLPEDIAAKTPKL
- a CDS encoding DUF1273 family protein produces the protein MTVCFTGHRPQSLPFGTDEQHPLCLELKARLTEEIQTVIKNGADTFYTGMALGVDTFAAEAVLKEKEKNSSIKLIAAVPCPSQSNSWSKAEKARYNAILERCDAVAMVSDHYYRGCMHVRNRYMADRSDLLIAVYDGHSKGGTASTVQYAQKKGLTIIQLIP
- a CDS encoding MATE family efflux transporter encodes the protein MQRTQKQHAVDMCNGPLFTKIVAFFIPVMLSNMLQLVYNAADQMVVGKFAGATDLAAVGSTASLINLITCVLIGLAVGVSSVVARHFGSGNKGSLFRAVHTSVALSLIVGVILGIVGILFSTPLLRLMGSPDDVLPKASLYMKILFAGLPAMALFNFASAILRAIGDTKRPMIYMILSGLLNVVLNLIFVIGLNMAVSGVALATVLSQILAAFLTARCLVKSKEDYKLRIKDIKVFKGEFRQIIQIGIPSSIQSAGFSLSNVFIQTAINSFGSAAMAGCTAAATIENMVYQATNSLYHTTLSFVGQNYGAGKKKRIIKSVVYCAGSAMVLGVSVSALCILFSEPLLNLFLNKSTDAVFYAKTLASGTERLLLTLPVYFLCGVMEVATGALRAMNKSALSMVGSLLGACGLRILWIMTVFAANPTIKVLFMSYPITWTVTGVFLYGMFIFYIRKMKDADQKMVA